The Citrus sinensis cultivar Valencia sweet orange chromosome 4, DVS_A1.0, whole genome shotgun sequence DNA segment tctcattttgttccattagaacaattcatattgccTAATATATCTGTTAATTTTAGACTTCTTAACTTGATTTGTACCTTTATAAACAACTTTAAGTTTattccaaatttcattagtATTAGAACAACTTgaaactctatgaaactctttcttatttaGGGCACAAAACATAGCATTCCTGGCTTTGGAATTAAGAgtagcttttctcttttccgaTTCATTCCATTCTCGTGaagattttagaatatatttcccttcttcatttttaatgGTAGAAATGAATGGACCACAAACAACTTTctatatttcataatttaaaggttacaagtaaattctcatctTAATTTTCCAATATGAATGGTCATTCCTATCAAATAATGGTAGTTTAATAGTGGTCTAACATTCTCTAAAGGTGGAATCATTTTAGGTTGCCATGAATCTTTTACTCTAAACAGTTAAGTCCTATCAAAAGaaccttgctctgataccaaataaAATACCAGCCATGCAACCTAAGAGAGATggtgaattgagttttaaaaacttaagcaaataaaatcaattcaataattttaacattaaaaaaattaaagagataagggaagagagagcaaacacgATATTTTTACATAGTTCAACAAACTCCGCATACGTCTatgcctccaagctcaccaaGATTAAGGATTCCACTATTAAAGCCTTTACAACCCAAGgctattatatttataattgacTTTCAAGGTATCAATCGACCTTTATAACTTGAGGTAATTCCAAACCTCTTATTCCAAGTGTTTTCTTCACTTACAAtcacttaaaaataaagattacaaaGAATTTCCCTCACACAATTATGTGTTTACAAATGAAAGCCCAAagtataatttaatgaaagaataACAAGTTTTAAAGCACAAGAGAGGTTAAATTCTCAATAACAAGCTCAATGAAAATTGTAGAATCCATcatcatttgaatttgattgagcatTTTTATAGTTGGAGTTGAAAAACTAGCTGTTATTTACTTTTCGGTCATAACCAGCTTGCCATTTGTCCTAACCAGATTGTCTCTTGagctaaatttgaatttttgaataatcAGGTTTTTGTTTATTGGTAACTGGTATGCTGTTTGATTCTAGAAAGCTCAATTAATGTAACCAATTTGTCGTTTTAAGGTATTCGATTTGTTGATTGATTCCAAAGAGTTATGGTTATGATTTCGATTTGCCGTTTAGCACATTCAATTAGCCGGTTGTCTCCAGTTagcacattttttttaatccgatTTGTCGGTTTTCTTAAGTAGGATGCtattatcaacaaaatatagttttttctagaaaaaaaaaaaccttcttACAAAAACTcgattttactaaaaatatgaaatcatATCATCATGTTACaacttttctttaaaatataaagaaaatgttttaagAACTTTGAGAAatcatcattcatttttttgttttaaaaacataaaatatatttacaatattacctattaattcatgatttattatcatcaaaatcaaaatactaTATAGGCATATAGACTAACactttttgctttttatatttataatcaataattaaaaattctttatttaaaaaatttaaaatactataatCCGGGTCCAGTTTCAAAAGTTCAGGTTCAAATGAACCTAGAACCGGACTTGGATACATTCTAGTTGAGAAAATGTATTCGGATAtggatattttaattatttgatacgGGTTGAACCCGGCCCAGATCATTCGTGTTTATTTGGATTCAAGTCGGGTCCAGCTTTATTTGTCATCCCTAATTTGAAGCCACAATGTCCAACCCTACACCCTAAGATTAAAagattgaattgaaattttacttgttttatgaGAGTTTTAATTTTGGTTCTCTCACTTTttaaatagataatttttacttattttataagagTTTCAAGTTTGGATatctcatttttaaaaaaataattttgtttatttcctATAGCTATTGTTGCgaaaaagtgaaataaaagttaatagtatgtaataaatataagttttaaataataattttaacaaaattaataaaaacataaaagttttttttattatacatgtgtaaaattaaatcaattaactttcaaaatatagtagttagtgtttaccaaacactttagtgtcgtatcttttaaattataattgtctaatctcaatttcaaacagGACTTTATAAGTTTATCCATTATAACCCCCTGTTTGCTCTTcaattgtacaaattttatgttatagcTTAGTTAATTAATAGCTTTCCCATTACTACCCCAGTcaaaccaaaaattttattacttggGAACATGTTGTTGCCATATGACTTATACTTATAGTTATATATACATAGACTCTATTAAACCACATGGTTTAATAGTATgttcacatgaaaaaaaaaatacggGTACCTGCATGAGAGAAGGGTTATTGAGAGTTTTTCTTGATAAACAAAcgtcttcattttttttttatgtggacacgctattaaaatatatgattttataataaattgaacattaattctattaaattatatggtttaatagcgtcttcatatgaaaaaaataaattgaacattaattctattaaattatatggtttaatagcgtcttcatatgaaaaaaataaagatacaTCGTACCACACTTGAAATGTACGGACAAAGGAATATGAAAGTAAAATTCATGACATGATACGGATGCATTGCTTTAgaggaaagaaattaaaaggacCTTTGCGTGAGAATTTTGTTCTAGCTAGCCTGCAGTTATCTTCTatctaatataaatatagtgCAGAGGCGTTTGATTTTATGGTACTTGATGCGTTCTCTTCTctcaaagaaaagaatacgTATACATAAGTATCAAGTTAGCTCAATACATGAAAAACCTCTTGCTTAACTATCCACgattagaaacaaaattagtCTATTGTTACTACAATTTTAGACTAAAATTTGCCGATAGTGGGTCCCATACAGCCAGTACAAGGTATAATAAGTGCTCCTATAGCCATTGTTGAGTGAACTCTGCTCATAAGCTCAAacagaaagaagaagaaacaaaaaaaaaatcattaaattaaattagcaaTGAAGGATTGGGCGCCAATTGTAATTGGGTTGCTGCTATTTATACTGCTCTCGCCGGGCCTCTTGTTCCAGCTCCCCGGCAACCATCGGCACTTTGAATTCGGCAGCTTCGCGACCAACGGCAAGGCCGTACTGGTCCACACTCTCATCTTCTTCGGCATCTACACCATCCTCATTTTGGCCGTTGGCATCCACATCTATATGGGCTAATCAGAATTTTTTGGGTGattgatcttttattttattttatttttattgaggTGACTGTTGATCATTGTTGATTCTTTCACTTTAACATGTGACTTCGATTTTCCAACGTAACCTTGCAACATTTGCGTTCAGTTCCATACCACTCGAGCAATCGAAGGGATATAAGTTGATGGAAAAATTATAGGATGTCTGTGAGGTACCATATTAGTTATATAAAGAGTAAATAcaattatgatatatttatgtttaaaataaactaccaatatgtattaattaattatattacttttgataaattcttttattatgatGAGATGTGCTACTCTTTCTATGCTTGTTGGTATGCATATGATTATTGTGATAACTAGTATTACATATACTATTTAATTACTATTGTAAGTTAAAGGAATTGTTTGTCTAGAAGGATTTAATCGAATGATTTTCaaagtaatttatttgattggttatttaaatttgactttTGAGAAACTTAAAGGACTCAAAATATAGATTTGAGCTATGCACACCTTTGTcttttagaaaacaaaattgcaTACATAAATATCATATGGGTCTTATTATATTAGAATTGTTATACAGTAgagtattaataataatcgtactattatgaagataaatatTAAACCTATACTTACttatataatctaataattatcatCAGTGCTCTATAATTAAACAACTCTACTGTAATCACTGCCATATCATATTAATACATAATCTAGATCGTTACGACTATACAACCCGATCGACTAGTATTGATTTTGGTAATCGcgttttaaagaaaaatttaaaaatgaagcttgaaattttggagaccACAATCAGAAGCTCCAACTCCAGTGGGCCAGGCCCAAAATGAAGCCATCTGACTTTGAAACCAACCGATATCAATGCCTAGTGCCTAAAATAGATGAAAATGATgcttgtattataataataataataataataataataataaatgaaggAATTGTGAAATTTGTGTTAGCAagagaaacaaataaattgtaaagCATTCTTTATACTTATAGATGAAAAAATTCAAGtgattttttagaatttgcTTCAAAATTTAAGCCACTGACAGCATCCACACAACAACATACACtttatacaaatattaagGAGGATCATTGTGAATTCGGACACAAAGTCCATTTATATGTGAATTAGACATACATATgtcttataatttatttatttcgtAAAAGACTACTCAAAaggcattttttaaaatttatctgcttattttatataatttatagatgatttttacaaatttatatttaaataaaaaataaaattttacgtAAATTTTATGTGAATGAAAAAATACCTGAACGAGAAttaaatattctattttaataaatatttttataaaaatatttatttcttaaattataaaatttaatctcttttattattgatttgtaAGAGTTAAAATgtcaaataatcataattaaaatttttatttataaaataaataagatattaattatatttaaatattaaaaaataaatatatcattcaatatttatactgacatatattcaaatttaaaaaaaaaattcaagcacATTCGAGATTAAAAAAACGCTGCCTGGCTCTTTGGTTACAGTGGCGGTGTCAGCATCACTAAAACAAATTGCACGCCAATCATCACATCCCAAGTAAATCAGAGCCGTTGGAGATGGCGACACGTTTCACCATGTAGCAGTTCCCAGTCAGGAGAGGCATCATTATTAATGCAAGCACATTGCCGGTCTATTCTTCTTCCGCCGTCTCTATCCATCCACACCCTATCCCACTAACTTTCCCTGGATCTTTCCCAAGAAAACCTTTCAACCCTTTTCAgtttcatatttaagaaaattaactgagagagaaaaagcaaaagcaaaagcaaaaaagccACACAGTTTCGAAGTTAACAATGGCGGATTGGGGACCGGTAGTGATAGCAACGGTGCTGTTCGTGCTGCTAACGCCAGGGCTCTTGTTTCAGATTCCTGGCAGAAACAGAGTTGTTGAGTTTGGTAACATGCAGACAAGTGGCGCTTCCATTCTTGTCCACTCTGTCATCTTCTTTGGCCTCATCACCATTTTCCTTATTGCCATTACAGTCCACATCTATACTGGCTGATTTCCTTTACCCAGTTTCTTCTGTTTCATgttgcttttatttatttcttgtttcaacttttttgtttttttttaaagtctttCTCTTTGTACTTTAATTTCGTACTGTGATTATGAACTGATGACGTTTCTGCCTTGATCTGTTGCTCTACTAGATCGGGATTTTGACTACCAAAATGGGTTACATTAGAATGCAAAATGTaagattgaattatttttttctttttttttttaattaaatctcgacaaattattattatctaggTGTGATATGACTTACAATAATTCATCCCCGAAATTGAGTTTCCTTTTGAGTCCCTGTATCCGCAGTAGGATTTTTAGGTTCGATGGGGTATCATGTAGAagctttaaaattaaatagccAATAACACAAAATCAGAACAATAAAGAGGTCCAAAGACGAGGACCATAATGAACAAACCATAACATTATATGGGTCATaacgtaaaataaattaattatagaatataaataatacgTAAACTAGTAATATTTCACTTTAATGATacgtttaatttttttattgaggaattgaaatttaaaatcagaATCATTATCAGTGTTTACTTTTGCTTTATAAAATGAAGACCGAATCGGAATAGTGGGATTCACTTAAATTTAGGAATGGGAAAATGTAAGATTGAATTGGAGGGAAATGGTTGGAAGTAATctctcatttttataattgatcattttaccctcatatgaaattaaaaatatttattttgtttttaattaaaaaattattataattaataaatatattattttaatgaattaaataatataattatttaaattaattaatatattttgaatttttaataacgatgattattattattattatttaatatattaatatgtcataaaaataattattaataataaatgttttataataaattaacacaataattaaaataccaaataataattatgacaataattcattaagtACATTCTAATCATTTGTCACACACGAGACTTCTTATATCCTCTAGTTCAaagtaatattaataacaGGCTAGGATGTCGACTCTTCCTTCAAGGGTGTTTTctctaggggtgggcaaaaaaagTTGATTAATCAAAAATCGAATCGAATCGTTCGGTTCGATTCGGTTTTTTTAcgatttttttatatctaaaaaaccaaaatagtAATTTAGTATAAGTAGTAAAAGTGGTCGGTTCGGTTTTcggtttttaaaaaaaaaccgaaaaaccgaaccgaCCATAGGAAAAAACCGAACGCAAATTGATTTTTACACAATCCCTAATCTAACACATTTCTTGTCTTCTTGATTCTTCTCATCTTCTGATCTTCACAAACCTTCACTGCTGGAATCTCGTCCCCACTGCTGCTGCTCATCCTTCACGAACCTTCACCGCTGGAATCTCGTCCccgctgctgctgctgctcatCCTTCACGAATCTGATTTGCCACCGCTGTTCATCGCCAACTCTCGTCCCCGCTGCCACTGTCACCTACCGCTGTCACTTACTATCAACTGTTGCTGCTGTCACGGTGCTCCCCTGCTGCCATCTGACTGCTGTTGTGACTCACAACTTGTGAGCTTTTTGCAGAGAACTTGAGCTACTGCTGGCGTGAAAAGGTAATCAGCTCCCTTTGTTTTTGCAGAGAATTCGTACTGGGCAAAACAAGTACGAATATAATGGACAGAAGTTGCttaatatttcttctttaatcttAATATAATCTGTGCTTATAACTACTTTATTTTGTTAACCCGTCATTAAGGGCTAACGGGCAAAACAAGGATTTTGCGGTTTTTGGATCTAGAATAAAATGGACAGAAGTTGCttaatatttcttctttaatcttttattgaTTAGTTATTgcaaagaataattttttttaaaattattcctTAGCTTAACTTAATCATTGTCACCAtatatactttaaaatttttaaccaaTTTCCACGATTCTTCTTCGACTCCAATTTGGAGAAAACAATGCAATTTGGTTTCTTGATTATTTCCAAAGTTTGTGGGATATGTATAATAtagatgataaataaaatggaagCCCGCTAATGCCTGGTCAATTAGATGTATATACTTAGGCTCTGTTTGATAGTGTGatattattaaatcttatgtaatttgaaaactgaaaattgaGTTAATGGTATCATATCAAAGCATCAATAATATTGATTCAATTTGAGATAGAGGATCTCTTTGTGGGATGGAAAATTTTGTATGAATGGACatggaaaatttattttgatttgaactTGTTATTTGAACATGTTATGTGTTATTGAACATACTTTGAgacatattttgattttttgtttgttaactttttatgtttgtggtagatttattaatttaaggttttaaatttaaaaaagccCAAAATAGGCCCGTAATCGAAAtaatcgaaccgaaccgaaccgaatcgaattatttcaattaatcgagtatttgattatttcggtaatttgattaatcgcgattatgattttaaaataatcgtAATCGAAcgattatgaaaaatttagtaaaaaaccgaaccgaaccgaatcgCGCCCACCCCTAGTTTTCTCTGGATGAGAGAACACTGAATGGAAGCTAAACTGGATCTACAGGATCCGGATGGGTGCTCACTAGATTGAGCGTGGGTTTTTGCTTTTCTTCCTTTTATTATTCTGGTTTCGTCTCCTGTGCTGGTTGGCTTACAGCCCTTAGTTCTAGTGGGGCCAAAACGTAGGTGAGGGTTGAACCGTAAAAGAGAGAGGCTTTAAAGAAGATTGTAAACAGAATCGTAGAAGAAGGTCGAGGTAGGTGAGGATCTCACGTGTTATTTAAGGCAAAAAGAGCTTGTCCTTAACAATATGGAAACAGAGgagttaataaagaaatgcaGCGCAATAACACTCGAAGAGGAGGAGGAAGATAGAGTCATTTTTGGGGGCAGTATGAAGGAAAAAAGGGCTCATATCGCAGCAGGGTGCCTAGTTGGAAAAATCCTCACAACGAGAGGAGTCAGTCACGAGGGGATTAGAACAGCTCTACAACAAGCCTGGCGCCCAGTGGGAGTAGTCAAAGTAGAGAGCTTgcgaaataaaatattcatgttCAAGTTTTCTTCAGCAGAGGATAAACGAAGAGTGCTAAAAGGGGGGCCATGGCATTTCGACCGAGCTTTTATAGTGCTCCAAGAGCCGAGTGGTATAGGCAATGTTACGGAACAATCATTTTCACACGTCTCATTTTGGGTACAGCTGCATAATGTACCTTTAATGTGCATGGATATAAGCACAATTCGTGAGATTAGTTCTAAGATTGGGATGTTTGAAGACGTAGCTACAGATGCAACGGGGGACTGTTTTAGGGAATATGTGCGAGTCCGGATTTCGATAGATATCACGAAGAGGTTGAAGAAGGTCATAAGAATCCAACAGGAAGATGGGAAAGAGATTTTGGTTGGAGTTACTTATGAGAAGTTGCCAGACTTCTGCTTTTGCTGTGGATACATCAGGCATCAATACAGAGAGTGTGCCACATATAAAGGCCAACCTAAAGAGGAGTTGGCATATGGAGCTTGGTTAAGGGCAATTCCATTACCGGAGCGAACGAGATTTCAAAGGAGCAAAGAGAGGGGTAACAGGGACCAAAGTAAAACACCAAGAGAAGATAGGAACTCAGAAAGTACAGGCACCCCCCCAACTACAACAACTGAACCCGAGAGGGGAAATTGGGTCAGGGTCAATCCAACATCAAGATGAAGCAACCAGTCCtcaaataaacttaaaacacGTGGCAGAGCTAGCTGGGGAACAATTAATGCCCCAAGAGCGACAATCGAGACAGCATCAAGTTGAAAACAGAGAGCGGCAAGTCGCAGCAGGAAATGAGGTAGTGTCTGAAAATGTGTGCAAAAGTGCAGGAAATAAGATTGAAAAAAGACATATGGAGAAAAATACGGGGGGAAAAAAGGTGGACAGGGATCTAGAAATGGGCCACAAAATCCACCAGCCCATTTCAACGGGCACAACCCATATGAGCTCGGATGAAGAAGAGGTGGTCGATAAGTCTCACTCAAGGAGGACGAAAACGAAATGGAGAAGATGGAAACACCAGGCCCGAAGCTTAAATAAGAAAGGAATCACCCAAACAATACCAAATAACTTGAAGCGGATCAGCTGTGATTCACAAATGACAAGTTCACAAAgcaaaaaatacaagatgggCAGCAAGGGTAAGTGTAAGCCAATTCAAGGAGAAAGAAATTCCCCCTCAGCTAAGCTCACTTCAAGCTAGGACACATCAGCCATGGAAGGGGCAAAGGGGACAGGTTCAGCATCGAAAGAGATATCGGCGGAGGCTGGCTTCCAGCCCCGCCGGCAGCAATGAGGATCATAAGCTGGAACGTCCGGGGTTTGGGGAATACCCGGACGTTCCTCGCAATAAAAGACATTCTCCGATGTCATAGGCcacaaatcatttttctttgtgaaacaaaaatgaagCCGGGGCAAATGACAAACATGAGTAAAGGCTTAGGCTATGACAATTGCTTCAATGTATGGAGAAATGGCCTAGGGGGTGGTTTGGCTCTGTTATGGAATAATGAAGTGGATGTCAATATTATTTCCTACAGCAATCATTATATAGACGCGGTGATCCATGGGGTGAACGGAAAGAATTGGAGATGCTCAGGAATCTATGGCCACCCGGAAACTATGCAAAAAAGACACACTTGGACTTTATTGAGGAGGCTTGCAGGTATGTTTACTTGGCCATGGTTATGTTTTGGTGACTTCAACGAAATCTTGCATCCAAATGAAAAGTTAGGGGGGAAAGATAGGAATTTGGATATGGTGGCTGCATTTAGGGAGATTGTTAATGACTGCAACTTGATAGACTTAGGGTGTAGGGGCTATCCTTTTACTTGGTCGAATAGAAGATTCAGCCCTCAGTTGATAGAGGAAAGACTCGATAGATTTCTCGGGAGTAAAGACTCGGAACAAAGCCCCTATAATCTGATTGTTTCCAACCTTGATACTTGGTGCTCAGACCACAGCCCTGTCATGCTAGAAATGCAAGAAAGGAATAAGTTTGCCTGGTACAAAAAGAATTCCAGCCCAAGAGTTTTTTATGAGGATATGTGGAGCCATTATGAAGCTTGCAAGAACATAGTGAAAGAAGAATGGATGAAGGGTGGTAGCTGGAGTCAAGGGGATCCTGTtacaatctttaaaaaaataaccaacaatTATCTGGCCCAGCCGCGGATATGGAGTCGGAAAGAGTTCGATgggcaaaaagaaaagttgaagCAACTGAAGAAAAAACTTTCAGAAATGAAGCACAATTTCACGCAGTGGGAAGAAGTGAATGAGATTAAAAGCACGGAGGagcaaattgaaaaaatgctACTGGATGAGGAAGTGTATTGGAAGCAAAGATCCCGAGCAGACTGGCTGAAGGAAGGAGACAAGAACATGAAGTATTTCCACTCAAAAGCTTCAtttaggaaaaagaagaaccgAATATGGGGGGTCATGCACCAGTATGATGTGTGGGTTGATGATAGAGAAGGGGTTGAAAAACAATTCTATGAGTACTTTGCAAGTTTATTTACAACGTCCAGCCCAACAGAAAAGCAAATAGAGGCTGCTCTAGCAAGATTACAGCCAAGGGTCACTTTAGAAATGAACAACCAACTGGATTCGCCTTTCACGGAGGAGAAAGTCTCCACAGCTCTTTCCTAAATGTGTCCAACCAAAGCTCCCGGACCTGATGGACTGCTAGCAGCCTTCTTCCAAAAGCACTGGGACTCAGTAAAGCTTGGTGTTATCTCCACTTGCCTCCACATTTTGAACGGTAGAGAGGCCTTCTCCAACCTCCTAGTACAGCCAGAACAGCAAAGGCACATTCATGGAATTCATTTCGGCAAAGGTGCAAAAGTCTCCCATTTATTATTTGCCGATGACAGCTTAATCTTTACATGAGCAGCAGTAGAGGATTGTAAACACTTGAAGGCTTTATTTGAATGCTATGGGAAAGCTTTTGGGCAAATCTTCAACTTCGAGAAATCTTCGATGTTCTTCAATAAAGGCACAAGGAATGATCAAATTGCAGCCATAAGCGAGATTTTCCAGCTAAAGGTGGTCTCTCggcatgaaaaatatttgggaCTGCCCTCAATGATAGGAAGGAAGACAAAGAGTTTCTTTAACGAAGTTAAGTTAAGGGTGCTaaataaaatctcaagttGGCAACATAAGTCCTTTACAAGTGGAGGAAATGAGGTGTTGATTAAAGCTGTTGCACATGCTATTCCAACTTATGCCATGagtgtttttaaaattcctcTAGGACTGTGTGAGGATATCCAAAAAGCAATGGCAAAGTTTTGGTGGGGAACAAAACAGGACAGAAAAGGTATCCACTGGGCagtatgaaaaaattagtcaCTCGAAAGCTATAGGCGAAATGGGCTTCAGAGATCTCTCAAGCTTCAACCAAGCACTTGTAGCAAACCAAGGGTGGAGAATTATGCAATTTCCAAGCTCGCTGGTGGCAAGAGTCTTAAAGGCTAGATATTTTAAACATACGGGTTTTATGAATGCTGGCCTAGGATCAAAACTGTCCTTTGTTTGGAGAAGCATAGTTTGGGGAAGACAAGTGGTTCACAAAGGAGCGAGATGGCGAATTGGGAATGGACAGAATGTGCTGGTTTATGAAAACAATTGGATCCCCAAACCTACAACCTTTAAGCCAATATCAGCTCTTTCAATGGGGGCTGACACGACAATAGCTGAGTGAATAGACGAGAAGCAACAATGGA contains these protein-coding regions:
- the LOC102619374 gene encoding uncharacterized protein LOC102619374; the protein is MADWGPVVIATVLFVLLTPGLLFQIPGRNRVVEFGNMQTSGASILVHSVIFFGLITIFLIAITVHIYTG
- the LOC107174550 gene encoding uncharacterized protein LOC107174550: METEELIKKCSAITLEEEEEDRVIFGGSMKEKRAHIAAGCLVGKILTTRGVSHEGIRTALQQAWRPVGVVKVESLRNKIFMFKFSSAEDKRRVLKGGPWHFDRAFIVLQEPSGIGNVTEQSFSHVSFWVQLHNVPLMCMDISTIREISSKIGMFEDVATDATGDCFREYVRVRISIDITKRLKKVIRIQQEDGKEILVGVTYEKLPDFCFCCGYIRHQYRECATYKGQPKEELAYGAWLRAIPLPERTRFQRSKERGNRDQSKTPREDRNSESTGTPPTTTTEPERGNWVRVNPTSR